One stretch of Gopherus flavomarginatus isolate rGopFla2 chromosome 2, rGopFla2.mat.asm, whole genome shotgun sequence DNA includes these proteins:
- the CABYR gene encoding calcium-binding tyrosine phosphorylation-regulated protein: MKMHSSKPRLVVPYGLKTLLEGVSRAVLKTSPTSITEFAALYFRELIAFREENPNLDITDLVREFHFTRVEGWTDRLPEKRADLGDISVVSPLSEEPKRKEKSTDTEEDQLHEGPEPEFSSKTTQYPSTHCELAENEPSPTGPESSPKGPELAYVPADPAQLAAQMLGNIDSVHSMKDVATSVQSLPELSLSSADTTGAPVEGAAEDATLTPAAEGSAESVRLESAVQSQASIVLGSSSSQAEQATSDVDQASSTPLQDEPPPPAPPPPPPKDPLQAVPSQSEIEVTSTIQAMPIHTDDEPATEGEVPPYIEQFPQQIVIPFLEQVACLIEIQQPLMPSLNAGQFTCTKLLDPSADDAECDPERMETTAQMASAEQGFIMSAMATTEAGQPPPYSNVWTLYCLTDLSQQGRKSPPPLPPAGTGAPYPQATLYISSGKEQPPFLQQQLTPQGPPPQVSSPTYVMMEEGKRGNAPPFILVGSTVQNVQDWKSIPGHAVLTQHDTSAVRRFTTVPVPVARPADLKMATPNPNSNSAQETARPPTPVFLSVAIPLDEVMSAKRGSAAGDKQAGINPFAGSYGIAGEITFTSAPVRRADS; the protein is encoded by the exons ATGAAGATGCATTCTTCAAAACCCAGGCTTGTTGTTCCATATGGCCTCAAGACTTTACTCGAGGGAGTGAGCAGAGCGGTTCTCAAAACCAGTCCAACCAGTATCACTGAGTTTGCAGCTCTCTACTTCAGAGAGCTAATTGCATTTAGAGAAG AAAATCCTAATTTGGATATAACAGACCTGGTTAGAGAATTTCATTTCACTAGAG TAGAGGGCTGGACTGATAGACTGCCAGAAAAGAGAGCTGACCTTGGAGACATAAGTGTAGTGTCTCCACTTTCCGAGGAACCAAAACGAAAGGAAAAATCCACAGACACAGAGGAGGACCAGTTGCACGAAGGCCCTGAACCTGAATTCAGCAGCAAAACTACACAATACCCATCAACTCACTGTGAACTTGCAGAAAATGAACCATCCCCTACGGGACCTGAATCATCCCCTAAGGGACCTGAACTTGCCTATGTCCCAGCTGATCCTGCACAGCTTGCTGCACAGATGTTAGGTAACATTGATTCTGTTCATTCTATGAAGGATGTGGCAACAAGTGTGCAATCTTTACCTGAACTGTCTCTGAGCTCAGCGGACACAACAGGTGCACCAGTAGAAGGTGCTGCTGAAGACGCTACACTTACCCCAGCTGCTGAGGGTTCTGCAGAGTCTGTAAGGTTGGAGTCAGCGGTTCAGAGTCAGGCCTCCATTGTCCTAGGGTCCTCCAGCAGTCAGGCTGAACAAGCAACAAGTGATGTAGATCAAGCTTCCTCAACCCCCTTGCAGGATGAACCACCACCACCTgctcctccaccacctcctcctaaAGATCCATTAcaggctgtgccttcccaaagCGAAATTGAGGTTACATCAACCATTCAGGCTATGCCAATACATACTGACGATGAGCCCGCTACTGAAGGAGAGGTTCCACCTTACATAGAGCAGTTCCCACAGCAAATAGTCATTCCCTTTTTAGAACAAGTAGCTTGTCTAATAGAAATTCAGCAGCCGCTAATGCCTTCGCTAAATGCAGGTCAGTTTACATGCACTAAGCTCTTAGATCCATCTGCAGATGATGCAGAATGTGACCCTGAAAGAATGGAAACTACAGCGCAAATGGCATCAGCTGAGCAAGGTTTTATTATGTCAG caATGGCAACAACCGAAGCAGGACAACCACCACCATATTCTAATGTGTGGACTCTCTATTGTCTAACTGATTTGAGCCAACAAGGTCGAAAGTcaccaccaccccttcctcctgctgGAACTGGTGCTCCTTATCCCCAAGCAACCCTCTATATATCTAGTGGGAAGGAGCAACCACCATTCCTACAACAGCAGCTGACACCACAAGGTCCACCACCACAAGTATCCTCTCCAACTTATGTGATGATGGAAGAAGGCAAGAGGGGAAATGCACCACCTTTCATTTTAGTGGGCTCTACAGTTCAGAATGTACAGGACTGGAAGTCTATTCCTGGCCATGCTGTCCTTACACAGCATGACACAAGTGCTGTGAGGCGATTCACTACAGTACCCGTACCAGTTGCCAGGCCAGCAGATCTGAAAATGGCCACTCCAAACCCCAATTCTAATTCTGCACAAGAAACTGCTAGACCACCAACCCCCGTTTTTCTTTCAGTTGCCATACCCTTAGACGAGGTAATGTCTGCAAAGAGGGGCTCAGCAGCTGGTGATAAACAAGCAGGCATAAATCCCTTTGCAGGAAGCTATGGTATAGCAGGAGAGATTACATTTACTTCTGCCCCGGTCCGCAGAGCAGACTCGTGA